In one uncultured Fibrobacter sp. genomic region, the following are encoded:
- the cas7c gene encoding type I-C CRISPR-associated protein Cas7/Csd2: MTQENILKKRYDFVLLFDVKDGNPNGDPDAGNLPRLDAETGNGLVTDVCLKRKVRNFVQLAKQGEAGYDIFVKEKAILNNAIDEAHDSEAVKAQKKDADKTEAARQFMCAKYFDIRTFGAVMSTGKNAGQVRGPVQMTFGRSIDPIVSSEHSITRMAVATEAEAEKQKGDNRTMGRKFTVPYGLYVSHGFISAHLAAQTGFNENDLNVFWEALEKMFWEDHSAARGEMNVRGLYVFEHSTALGNAPAHELFERVKITRTNESAPPRSFDDYHVEFNTESMPEGVNPIRRIG, from the coding sequence ATGACACAAGAAAACATTCTCAAGAAACGTTATGATTTTGTCCTTCTCTTTGATGTGAAGGATGGAAACCCCAATGGCGATCCTGATGCGGGTAACTTGCCGCGTTTGGATGCCGAAACAGGCAATGGCTTGGTTACAGACGTATGTTTGAAACGTAAAGTTCGCAACTTCGTTCAACTCGCTAAACAAGGTGAAGCCGGTTACGACATCTTTGTCAAGGAAAAGGCAATTTTGAATAATGCTATTGACGAAGCCCATGATAGCGAAGCCGTAAAAGCACAAAAGAAAGATGCCGACAAAACAGAAGCGGCCCGTCAGTTCATGTGCGCCAAATATTTTGACATTCGCACTTTCGGCGCCGTTATGAGCACAGGAAAAAATGCAGGACAGGTCCGCGGTCCGGTTCAAATGACATTTGGTAGATCAATTGATCCTATTGTTTCTTCAGAACATAGCATTACTCGTATGGCTGTAGCGACAGAAGCAGAAGCTGAAAAACAGAAAGGTGACAACAGAACCATGGGACGCAAGTTTACTGTTCCCTACGGTTTGTATGTTTCTCATGGCTTCATTTCTGCTCATCTTGCTGCACAAACGGGTTTTAATGAAAACGATCTTAATGTTTTTTGGGAAGCTCTTGAAAAGATGTTCTGGGAAGACCATTCCGCAGCTCGTGGCGAAATGAATGTTCGTGGACTCTATGTTTTTGAGCATTCTACGGCATTGGGAAATGCTCCTGCCCACGAATTGTTTGAAAGAGTTAAGATTACAAGAACGAATGAATCAGCACCTCCTCGTTCTTTTGACGATTATCATGTAGAATTTAACACTGAATCCATGCCGGAAGGTGTTAATCCAATTCGAAGAATTGGTTAA